A single genomic interval of bacterium harbors:
- a CDS encoding trypsin-like peptidase domain-containing protein has translation MAQPTQAQDEGIVARIKPAVVLISVKHVNGRAVRGSGFLYDPSGLILTNHRVIEGAVEIIVTLPDQRSFQATVVDYVRREDYAGRELQVATDAAVLKINASDLPSLPLGDSDTLRQGQELLAFGYPGSVGTGEVTVTRGIVSTLRPGWVQTDAPMEPESSGGPVVDRQGRVVGIATLMAGQNGKTGAVWVINGVRGLAGSASDDGAPRIREVKVTGMEYVPVRVGRRTVWRRSYDPGSTGQQGYVAGATSEDLQVDNYNGALLVRARDSTGAESRSYLDSNGLLGLPVSQGGWVFASEPRLILPLPPFGGRTWQDRRTDQYPPQGLVRQLTSTTRIEGLSEVLTVPAGTYAQCMKVVETILQVDTRGGQQRVWHVTTTTWRAPSVGPIRTVRELGETKERFVQELVSTTP, from the coding sequence ATGGCGCAACCCACGCAGGCACAAGATGAGGGAATAGTTGCCCGCATCAAGCCCGCGGTGGTCTTGATCTCGGTCAAGCACGTCAATGGCCGGGCAGTCCGTGGGTCTGGTTTTCTGTATGATCCCTCCGGACTGATCCTTACGAATCACCGTGTGATAGAGGGTGCTGTTGAGATCATCGTGACGCTTCCCGACCAGCGCAGCTTCCAGGCTACCGTAGTCGACTACGTCCGCCGAGAAGACTACGCCGGCAGAGAATTACAGGTGGCAACAGACGCAGCAGTGCTCAAGATCAACGCCTCAGACTTGCCGTCGCTTCCTCTTGGGGACTCAGACACGTTGCGTCAGGGTCAGGAGCTCTTGGCCTTCGGATATCCGGGCTCAGTCGGTACCGGAGAAGTGACGGTTACTCGGGGTATCGTCAGCACTCTCCGGCCCGGTTGGGTCCAGACGGACGCGCCTATGGAGCCGGAAAGCAGCGGCGGGCCGGTCGTTGATCGTCAGGGTCGCGTCGTAGGGATCGCCACACTCATGGCCGGCCAGAACGGGAAGACCGGCGCGGTCTGGGTTATCAACGGAGTTCGGGGCCTGGCAGGCTCGGCCTCGGATGATGGCGCACCGCGCATCCGTGAAGTGAAGGTCACGGGAATGGAGTACGTGCCCGTTCGGGTCGGCCGGCGAACGGTGTGGCGGAGGAGTTATGATCCCGGCTCGACCGGCCAGCAGGGGTATGTCGCAGGGGCTACCAGTGAGGATCTGCAGGTAGACAACTACAATGGTGCACTGCTGGTTCGGGCACGAGACTCCACGGGCGCGGAGTCCAGGAGCTACCTGGATTCAAATGGGCTCCTGGGTCTCCCGGTTTCGCAAGGCGGATGGGTGTTTGCCTCAGAGCCACGACTCATATTGCCTCTTCCGCCGTTCGGGGGCCGGACGTGGCAAGATCGCCGAACGGACCAGTACCCTCCTCAGGGACTGGTTCGCCAACTCACGTCGACCACCAGAATCGAGGGCCTCAGCGAGGTCCTGACGGTTCCCGCTGGGACATATGCGCAGTGTATGAAGGTCGTCGAGACGATACTCCAGGTGGATACCCGCGGTGGACAACAACGGGTGTGGCACGTGACTACTACGACCTGGAGAGCCCCTTCAGTTGGTCCAATTCGAACTGTGAGAGAACTCGGGGAGACCAAGGAGCGGTTCGTGCAAGAACTGGTCAGCACGACGCCCTGA
- a CDS encoding Crp/Fnr family transcriptional regulator: MRSKDSARTQQFVLKTFLASAGDGRTVVGLQEGQKLFSQGDPADAVFHILNGKTRLTVLSRQGKEAVIATLGPGDFLGEGCLAGQRFRMATAVAVTAGSIMRLEKNSIIRLLHDQPKFSELFMSYVLSRNVRIEEDLVDQLFNSSEKRLARALLLLAHVGNEEAKTVVPRISQETLAGMIGTTRARVSLFMNRFRQLGFIEYNGELHVHSSLLNIILHD; this comes from the coding sequence ATGAGAAGCAAAGATTCCGCACGGACTCAGCAGTTCGTTCTCAAGACCTTCTTGGCAAGCGCGGGTGATGGGCGGACTGTTGTGGGGTTGCAAGAGGGGCAGAAGCTCTTCTCGCAAGGAGATCCTGCTGATGCCGTTTTCCACATTCTCAATGGCAAGACCAGGCTCACGGTACTATCCAGACAGGGGAAAGAGGCGGTCATCGCGACGTTAGGGCCAGGCGATTTCCTTGGCGAAGGCTGCCTGGCCGGTCAACGCTTCCGCATGGCGACTGCTGTGGCGGTGACCGCGGGCTCTATCATGAGACTGGAGAAGAATAGCATCATCCGCCTGCTGCATGACCAGCCTAAGTTCTCAGAGCTGTTCATGTCGTATGTGCTCTCCCGCAATGTTCGCATAGAAGAGGACCTAGTCGATCAACTGTTCAATTCAAGCGAGAAACGGCTGGCGCGGGCCCTGTTGCTGCTTGCGCACGTCGGCAATGAAGAGGCCAAGACCGTGGTTCCCAGGATCAGTCAAGAGACTCTGGCGGGAATGATCGGTACGACGCGGGCACGCGTGAGTCTCTTCATGAACAGGTTCAGGCAGTTGGGCTTCATTGAGTACAATGGTGAGTTGCACGTGCACAGTTCACTCCTGAATATCATCCTTCACGACTGA